From the Trifolium pratense cultivar HEN17-A07 linkage group LG4, ARS_RC_1.1, whole genome shotgun sequence genome, the window AGATCCAACACTTCCATGGCATTTCCTTATGTTTCAGCATCGGAGGATGTGAATTTGGAAGATTCATTGGTTTCAGGCTTTGCTGAAGCCTGTGGAGATGATTTAGGAATCGGCAACGTCGCTTTCCTTGGATCTTGCTCCATGGGTAATGGAAATCATGAAGAAACTCCAGCTTCACGCTCAGTTCAAGTAATCAATGTGACATGAACAATTATGGAATTTTAGTCCCTTTTCTTGCAATGGTGGTGTGATGCTCTTTATTGTTGGTTTTAACTTTACAGGCCTATTTGACCAAGAGGATGGAAGAGAGTCACAAAGGGAAAACAGATTTGGTTGTGTTCTGCAATGGACAGTCTCAAGCTTCGAAAGATGTTGACAGAACACAATCTGAAGGTACATCTACTTCAGAGTTATGGGCTTTGTCAGACATAATCTTACCATCTGCTAAACTCTCATGCATGTATATTTTTAGGTGAAGTTCTATCTGAGCTTATCAGCTCTGTAGAGGAATCTGGGGCAAAATATGCAGTTCTTTATGTGTCAGATATCTCGAGGTCAATCCAGTATCCTTCTTACAGAGAACTGCAAAGGTTTCTAGCAGAAAGTACAACAGGGAATGTATCAACCAATTCTACAGCATGCGATGGAGTCTGCCAGCTTAAATCATCGCTTTTGGAGGGACTTTTTGTGGTAAGTTTCTTTTCCCATTTTTACAAGTGCAGTGAGTTGATGACTTTGGAGTTCTTGTTGAAATATATTATAGTTACAATTATAccacttttattttattcttttaatgctccattttttcttctgtttttccCTTTCCTTCTCCATGATTAAATTTTCTGGTATTGCAAGTACACTTCATTGGCATGCTTGCGTAGATTTTTGGCTGAATCCCTCAAATTTTAATGATACAATATAAGCATGAAAGATATTGTCCCGTAGTATATTTGAACATTCTCAGCATCCTCACTTGCTCCCCTACAAATTATGCACTTtcttttatttggtttgtgttAAAACTTCTAGCCACTATTGCGTGGCATCTTTCCATGTAGAACTGCTGTCTTTCCATCTGATATGTGGAAATTTATTGACAACACTAAACTTAAGAAGACCTTGTATGAATTTCTATAGACAGACTATGTTGTGGATTGAATATTGATGTGCTCATCCTCAAATGGCACAATGTTAGTACATTTGCGAGTAGGTTCGGTCACCACTGTGATATCGAGAGTTGGTGTCCTGACAGATTTATCCTTAATTTGGGGCGTGATTCTAGCTGAAAATcctttttgaaatttaatatGAGCTGGGTCGGATTGGGGgaactcaaataaaataaaaaacgtaaCATTATTCATTTCTTTCGTCATCGCGCGCAAGTTGCTTTGTGCAGAGACCAAACGACAACGCCCCTCCCTTTCTTCTCTATGACTGTCTCTCACACCTTCCTCCGCTTGCGTCGCCGCTTCATTCTTCCTTCGGCGATTGCAACATGGTCTCGTCCTTCTTCCCTTTGTTTCTTGCGAGTTGCTTTGTGCAGAGACCAAACGACAACACCCCTC encodes:
- the LOC123921241 gene encoding uncharacterized protein LOC123921241 isoform X1, translated to MQHPHLVLVVLSGNSVNMLDASCFMFTLCCSTNQKIVYIFLDLCRVSDNGLKESVNYQVISPKDLAKSVLSEAGWSNFLCKGKKSQDPLDLALLFVGGELQSSDLSLNKHASSALSDLLKDSFVRSNTSMAFPYVSASEDVNLEDSLVSGFAEACGDDLGIGNVAFLGSCSMGNGNHEETPASRSVQAYLTKRMEESHKGKTDLVVFCNGQSQASKDVDRTQSEGEVLSELISSVEESGAKYAVLYVSDISRSIQYPSYRELQRFLAESTTGNVSTNSTACDGVCQLKSSLLEGLFVSIVLLIILISGLCCMMGIDTPTRFEVPQE
- the LOC123921241 gene encoding uncharacterized protein LOC123921241 isoform X2, which produces MMLPILALIVAIFIPNGVLSIPSSTVPAFLWSSHYNLVSDNGLKESVNYQVISPKDLAKSVLSEAGWSNFLCKGKKSQDPLDLALLFVGGELQSSDLSLNKHASSALSDLLKDSFVRSNTSMAFPYVSASEDVNLEDSLVSGFAEACGDDLGIGNVAFLGSCSMGNGNHEETPASRSVQAYLTKRMEESHKGKTDLVVFCNGQSQASKDVDRTQSEGEVLSELISSVEESGAKYAVLYVSDISRSIQYPSYRELQRFLAESTTGNVSTNSTACDGVCQLKSSLLEGLFVSIVLLIILISGLCCMMGIDTPTRFEVPQE